A segment of the Amycolatopsis thermophila genome:
CCGCGACGTCCGGACCGGCCAACAGCCGGGTGACGGACAGCCCGTCCCGCCGCGGCATGCGCACGTCGACCAACACCACATCAGGCTTCACCTCGCGCGCACGCTTGACGGCCGCCTCGCCGTCAGCCGCTTCGCCGACCACCTCGAGGTCGTCCTCGGCTTCCAGAATGTGCCTCAAGTTCCGCCGCACCACCTCCTGATCGTCCGCGATGAGGACCCGGATCGCCGTCATGACGACACCGGAAGCACGGCGTGGACCGCCCAACCCGCCGAGCCCGCCGGCCCCGCCCACACTGTCCCGCCGAGCGCCGTGACGCCCTCCGCCAGACCGCGCAGGCCAGTACCGCCCGCCTGTGAGCGCCTGAGCAGCCCCGGTCGTCGGACGCCGTCATTCGTCACCCGAACGATGAGATGCGGGCCGTTCGCGTGCACGTCCACCGAAACCTCACGTGCCCGGGGAGCATGACGGCGAACGTTCGTGAGCGCCTCCAACACGATCCGATACGCGATGCCGGCTACCTCCGCCGGCACTTCCGAGATCTGGTCATCGAGCTCCAGCCGGACCTCCGTCGAGCCGAGCGTCCCGAACCGCCCCACGAGCGCACGCAGATCTGCGAGTGTCGGTAGTCGCTCGTCGTGGGGCGGATCGGCGGCGATCCCGTCGCTGCGCAGCCACACAAGCGCCTTGTCGATCGAGCCGAGAACCCGGACCCCGGCCGCCTCGATGTTCACCAACGCGCGGCCGACAGCGTCCTCCGTGTTCCCCGGAATGAGCGCGGCTTGCGCTTCGAGCACCAACCCGGTCACCTCATGAGCCACCCAGTCGTGCAAGTCCCTGGCGAGCTGCATCCGTTGCTCACGCCGCGCCGACCGCACGGACTCCTCACGCGCTTCGTCAAGCGACCGCAGGTACAGACCGATCGCGATACCACTCGCCGCCAGAAGTCCCCA
Coding sequences within it:
- a CDS encoding sensor histidine kinase; amino-acid sequence: MDTTTRTSRRWAAELGWPIPVLGAMCAVLAGTPPTSVLPAASALTVLLVAMGNALRRRRGPRFVVATASVAAVASATATFGHNGTGDRGLPTWLLVETIFLVCVLVQVVRTAPRAHAVFAGGAVVTVIVLAPLRLDLGARASPWTVNVGAWCFCWGLLAASGIAIGLYLRSLDEAREESVRSARREQRMQLARDLHDWVAHEVTGLVLEAQAALIPGNTEDAVGRALVNIEAAGVRVLGSIDKALVWLRSDGIAADPPHDERLPTLADLRALVGRFGTLGSTEVRLELDDQISEVPAEVAGIAYRIVLEALTNVRRHAPRAREVSVDVHANGPHLIVRVTNDGVRRPGLLRRSQAGGTGLRGLAEGVTALGGTVWAGPAGSAGWAVHAVLPVSS